TGCCAGCTACCCGGTCTGCGGGGCCTGCGGTCAGGCCATCCGGTGCAAACATTGCGATATATCTTTAACATTGCATCAGGATGCCCGTGCCTATAAGTGTCATTACTGCGGATACACACTGGCGGCAACATCCCATTGCTTAAGTTGCGGTGCTCATAAAATCAGACAGTTAGGGCTTGGTACCGAGAAGGTGGAGGCGGCCGTTAAGGTGCTTTTTCCCGATGCCAGGACAGCCAGGATGGATCGCGACACCACCATGCGGAAGGACTCGATTGTAAACATCCTGAAAGGTCTTAAGAATCAAACCACCGATATCCTGGTCGGCACCCAAATGGTTGCCAAGGGTCATGATTTTCCCAATATCACCCTTGTCGGCATCATTTGTGCCGATCTTTCCTTAAATTTTCCGGATTTTCGAGCCTGTGAACGAACTTTTCAGCTTTTGGCCCAGGTTTCGGGCCGGGCCGGGCGAGGGGAATTTCCCGGTCGCGTGATTCTTCAAACCTATAATCCGAGTCATTTCAGCATATTCTCGGCAACGAACCAAGACTTTCAGGCGTTTTACAACCAGGAAATATCTTTTCGAAAAGCTTTATATTACCCCCCCTTTTCACGGATGATTCAGCTTAAAATTTCCGGAAAAGACAAGCAGAAAACACGGCAGCACGCCCTCGCCGTCGGTGATCTGTGCCGAGAGGTGCAAAAAAGCGATTCCGTTTTTAGAAATAATGTTGAGATCCTGGGCCCCATTGAAGCCCCACTTGCAAAGATTGCGAGCCATTATCGCTGGCAGATCCTTTTAAAGGGTCTGAAAGTAAGCCCCCTGCACCGGTTTCTTCACAAGCTAATGTTTGAAAACAAGGCGATCATCAACAGCCGGAGCGTTCGGGTTGTGGTGGATGTCGATCCTTTTTTCATGATGTAACCAATTTAATATTCCGTTGACACCTTTCCGCCTGTCATATAGGTTTCTTTCATTTACATCCAACAGCCATAAGGAATACGTTTATGCCTGTAAATGCGGATAAACCACATCGTTGGAAAAAAGATGTCCAAAACTCGGTTGACTTTTATAACAACTGGTTTCTGAACTTCGCACCAAAAGCTTTTCGAAAAACCCGTATAAAAACTACCCAAAAGGTTAAGGACGCGCTGCAATCTACGTCCAATCTGACTGATATTAAACCAGAAGTCTTAAAAGCGAACCCCCAGGTTCTTCAGATTCTTAGGATGTCAACATGCCCGCCTATCGCCCGTGACCGATTAATTGGTCTTTCCGGGGTTTCCCCGAACCTGGTTAAAACCATTAAAGGCGAATTTCCTTTTCTCATTGAAGCGAAAAGTGCAGGTGATTTCACCAACGTCAACAAAAGACGTAAAGAAGAAGCCATAAAGATGCAACAGCTACGCAGCACATATGGCCGTTCGATAAAATACGTTCTTTTTCTCTGCGGATATTTCGATAGCGGCTACCTTGGATATGAGGCTGCTGAGGGTATTGATTGGGTCTGGGAGCACCGCATTGACGATTTAAAACAATTTGGTTTATAATTTTTTATATGAACCGATCCATTGAGAACAAACGAGTTGAGATCCAGAAAAAACTCGATTCACAAAAAACCCAGGACGAGCGTAATCGTTTAGGCCAATTTGCCACGCCCACAGAGCTTGCCAGGGATATTTTAAGTTATGCCAAAACCCTGCTCCCAAAACAATCTAAAATAAAGTTTCTCGATCCGGCGGTGGGAACCGGCTCCTTTTTTTCAGCGTTAATTGCAACCTTTCCGGAATCGGAAATTGAAAGCGCTGAAGGTTTCGAGATTGACCCTTATTATGGCGATCCCTCAAAAGA
The Candidatus Desulfatibia profunda genome window above contains:
- the priA gene encoding primosomal protein N' yields the protein MAAVKAEGEISVQQLTEWYPSAPRIIKSLEQAGFISIFEKQVYRDPLGEPIQPDTAHILTGEQQHAISKIERLLGGGFATCLLTGVTGSGKTEVYLQLAAEAVRRGLCVLVLVPEIALISQMESRFRARFGECVAVLHSRLSDGERYDQWMRIVRRQVNIAIGARSAIFAPFADIGMIIVDEEHDTSYKQDSALRYNARDLAVVRAKLHGGVALLGSATPSIQSYYNVTTKKFVGVTLKERVEKRPLPKITVVDLCTHRDARGSRRFITPELHRAMQETLEHGQQVLLFLNRRGFASYPVCGACGQAIRCKHCDISLTLHQDARAYKCHYCGYTLAATSHCLSCGAHKIRQLGLGTEKVEAAVKVLFPDARTARMDRDTTMRKDSIVNILKGLKNQTTDILVGTQMVAKGHDFPNITLVGIICADLSLNFPDFRACERTFQLLAQVSGRAGRGEFPGRVILQTYNPSHFSIFSATNQDFQAFYNQEISFRKALYYPPFSRMIQLKISGKDKQKTRQHALAVGDLCREVQKSDSVFRNNVEILGPIEAPLAKIASHYRWQILLKGLKVSPLHRFLHKLMFENKAIINSRSVRVVVDVDPFFMM
- a CDS encoding XamI family restriction endonuclease → MPVNADKPHRWKKDVQNSVDFYNNWFLNFAPKAFRKTRIKTTQKVKDALQSTSNLTDIKPEVLKANPQVLQILRMSTCPPIARDRLIGLSGVSPNLVKTIKGEFPFLIEAKSAGDFTNVNKRRKEEAIKMQQLRSTYGRSIKYVLFLCGYFDSGYLGYEAAEGIDWVWEHRIDDLKQFGL